A genomic segment from Blastopirellula marina encodes:
- a CDS encoding DNA-binding domain-containing protein: MTDRKPSVPDLPVLQKWMQSVITHVDGVVAGIHSPESQQHVAVDASQIESVVTPSERRTSVQRLEVYAHAYYARLIECLKSIYPLFAKTVGDELFDQFAVTYLQQYPSQSYTLNRLGDRFPEFLEETSPTYRTDQWSFEDFLVGLAVVERSIDLIFDGPGFEGQEAVSPVQMEGISPESFAEATFEVVPCLRLHAFPFPVNDFITAVKRDAQSPIPEFEPSWLALTRRDFIVRRVPLSRLEYHILYGLVEGATVAQSIGGALIEVEQPDNLQADLAAAFAKFASEQFFLAIDVQSERTAG, encoded by the coding sequence ATGACCGACCGCAAACCAAGCGTGCCTGACTTACCGGTGCTGCAGAAGTGGATGCAGTCGGTGATTACCCATGTCGACGGCGTGGTCGCAGGGATTCATTCACCGGAGTCCCAACAGCACGTCGCCGTCGATGCGTCGCAGATCGAATCGGTCGTCACCCCCAGCGAGCGGCGAACAAGCGTGCAGCGATTAGAGGTGTACGCCCACGCGTACTATGCTCGGCTGATCGAGTGCTTGAAGTCAATTTACCCGCTGTTTGCCAAAACGGTCGGGGACGAACTATTCGATCAGTTCGCGGTCACCTATCTGCAGCAGTATCCGTCGCAGTCGTACACGCTGAACCGCCTGGGAGACCGGTTTCCTGAATTCCTGGAAGAGACGAGCCCGACCTACAGAACGGATCAGTGGAGTTTTGAGGATTTCCTGGTGGGTTTGGCAGTCGTTGAGCGTTCCATCGACTTGATCTTCGACGGGCCTGGCTTTGAGGGGCAAGAAGCCGTTTCTCCCGTCCAGATGGAAGGTATTTCTCCCGAGAGCTTCGCCGAGGCGACGTTCGAGGTTGTGCCTTGTCTACGGCTGCATGCCTTCCCTTTTCCCGTGAACGACTTCATCACGGCGGTGAAGCGGGACGCCCAGTCGCCCATTCCTGAGTTTGAACCCAGTTGGCTGGCACTCACGCGGAGGGATTTCATCGTCCGCCGCGTACCCCTTTCGCGACTGGAGTATCACATCCTTTACGGACTAGTTGAAGGAGCGACTGTCGCACAATCCATCGGTGGGGCACTGATAGAGGTTGAGCAGCCGGACAACCTTCAGGCAGATCTAGCAGCGGCTTTCGCAAAATTTGCCTCTGAGCAGTTCTTTCTGGCAATTGATGTCCAGTCGGAGCGAACAGCAGGATAG
- a CDS encoding DUF692 domain-containing protein — MPQPRLGHENLGLGVGLRAPHFPYILKHWPAVDWFEIISENYIDSQGRPRYVLDQIAERYQVVMHGVSLSIGSTDPLDFDYLAKLKSLSQSIGARWISDHVCWTGVSGKNTHDLLPIPYNEETLQHVAQRVRQVQEFLERPLILEDPSSYVTFAASTMTEWEYLTALTQETGCGLLLDVNNVYVSAVNHDFDPVEYIENLPWESIVQFHLAGHTNMGDYCIDTHDGHVIDPVWKLYRLAHERTGGVSTLLEWDANIPDFPTLHAEVLKAKKFIQGETIITDETGNDRHTTLPHPAHRIEHEVN, encoded by the coding sequence ATGCCACAGCCACGGCTTGGCCATGAAAACTTGGGACTGGGGGTCGGACTTCGCGCCCCCCATTTCCCCTATATCTTAAAGCACTGGCCGGCAGTCGACTGGTTCGAGATCATCTCCGAGAACTACATCGACTCGCAAGGACGCCCTCGGTATGTCCTAGACCAGATTGCCGAACGCTACCAGGTGGTGATGCATGGCGTGTCCCTCTCGATCGGCAGCACCGATCCGCTCGACTTCGATTACCTGGCCAAGCTGAAGTCTCTGTCTCAATCGATCGGTGCCCGGTGGATCTCCGATCATGTTTGCTGGACCGGCGTTTCCGGAAAGAATACGCATGACCTACTGCCGATTCCCTACAACGAAGAGACTCTTCAGCACGTCGCCCAGCGCGTTCGCCAGGTGCAAGAGTTTCTCGAACGGCCCCTGATCCTGGAAGATCCCAGCAGCTACGTTACCTTCGCCGCGTCGACCATGACGGAGTGGGAATACCTCACCGCGTTAACCCAAGAGACAGGCTGCGGACTGCTGCTCGACGTGAATAACGTTTACGTGTCGGCTGTAAATCACGACTTTGATCCGGTCGAGTACATCGAGAACCTCCCGTGGGAGAGCATCGTCCAGTTTCACTTGGCGGGGCACACCAACATGGGCGATTACTGCATCGATACGCACGACGGCCACGTGATCGACCCGGTTTGGAAGCTATATCGCCTGGCCCACGAGCGAACCGGCGGTGTGTCGACTCTCTTGGAATGGGACGCCAATATCCCTGACTTCCCCACGCTTCATGCCGAAGTTCTCAAGGCGAAGAAGTTTATTCAGGGGGAAACGATCATCACTGATGAAACCGGCAATGATCGTCACACTACTCTGCCCCACCCCGCGCATCGTATTGAGCACGAAGTGAACTAG
- a CDS encoding twin-arginine translocation signal domain-containing protein: MSQKDYTRRDFHKLSAAALSGMLAAGTIGCGAQPDAQTTSDTPAEGEGTSTVAKHACRGLNECKGQGAKGTNECAGAGACATVESHICGGHNKCKGQGGCGQTPGANECAGKGGCHVPMTGGMWKKARELFEERMKEKGVELSPAPEPAA, translated from the coding sequence ATGTCTCAGAAAGACTACACCCGACGCGACTTTCATAAGCTTTCGGCGGCTGCCCTCAGTGGCATGCTCGCGGCCGGTACCATCGGTTGTGGTGCGCAGCCCGATGCCCAGACGACCAGTGACACTCCAGCCGAAGGGGAAGGGACCTCGACCGTCGCCAAGCATGCTTGCCGCGGCTTGAACGAGTGCAAAGGTCAAGGGGCCAAAGGGACCAACGAGTGTGCTGGTGCTGGAGCGTGTGCGACCGTCGAATCTCACATTTGCGGCGGACACAATAAGTGCAAAGGGCAAGGGGGTTGCGGCCAGACGCCTGGCGCAAACGAGTGTGCCGGTAAAGGTGGTTGTCACGTGCCGATGACTGGTGGTATGTGGAAGAAGGCCCGCGAACTGTTTGAAGAGCGGATGAAAGAGAAGGGTGTCGAACTGAGCCCTGCTCCGGAACCGGCTGCCTAA